A genomic window from Triticum urartu cultivar G1812 chromosome 7, Tu2.1, whole genome shotgun sequence includes:
- the LOC125520742 gene encoding NADPH-dependent aldo-keto reductase, chloroplastic-like, whose amino-acid sequence MATHFTLNTGARIPSVGLGTYKSDPGVVAGAVTAAIKAGYRHIDCAPLYKNEKEIGAALNKLFDDGVVKRQDLFITSKIWCSDLAPEDVPSAIDRTLNDLQLDYLDLHLIHWPFQIKKGSELSPENFVELDMPETWRAMEKLYDSGKARAVGVSNFSTKKLADLLAVARVPPAVDQVECHPGWQQTKLRAFCHTNGVHFSAYAPLGRMEVVADNPVVASVAESLGRTPAQIALRWGIQQGQSVLPKSVNESRLKENIDLFGWSIPEELCAKFSEIEQVKRIRNESLVHSQSIYKTIDELWDGEI is encoded by the exons atggCCACCCACTTCACGCTCAACACCGGGGCACGCATCCCCTCGGTAGGCCTCGGCACCTACAAGTCCGACCCTGGCGTCGTCGCCGGCGCGGTCACGGCCGCCATCAAG GCCGGGTACCGGCACATCGACTGCGCACCACTATACAAGAACGAGAAGGAG ATTGGCGCTGCCCTGAACAAGCTCTTTGATGACGGCGTCGTCAAACGACAAGACCTTTTCATCACTTCAAAGATATG GTGCAGCGATCTCGCACCCGAAGACGTTCCGTCGGCAATCGACCGCACTCTGAATGATCTGCAGCTGGATTATCTTGACCTGCACCTG ATTCACTGGCCCTTTCAGATAAAGAAAGGCAGCGAGCTGAGCCCGGAAAACTTTGTCGAGCTCGATATGCCCGAGACCTGGCGGGCAATGGAGAAGCTGTACGATTCAGGCAAGGCCCGCGCAGTAGGGGTAAGCAATTTTTCGACCAAGAAGTTGGCCGATCTGCTCGCTGTGGCCCGTGTTCCTCCGGCTGTTGATCAGGTGGAGTGCCACCCTGGTTGGCAGCAGACCAAGCTCAGAGCCTTCTGCCACACCAATGGAGTTCATTTCTCT GCGTATGCGCCGCTAGGCAGGATGGAAGTCGTGGCGGATAACCCGGTGGTGGCATCGGTAGCCGAGAGCTTGGGGAGAACCCCGGCACAGATCGCTCTGCGATGGGGTATCCAGCAGGGTCAGAGCGTGCTTCCTAAAAGTGTCAATGAGTCGAGGTTGAAGGAGAACATTGACCTGTTTGGCTGGTCCATTCCTGAAGAACTGTGTGCCAAGTTTTCTGAAATTGAACAG GTTAAGCGAATAAGGAACGAATCATTGGTGCACTCTCAGAGTATTTACAAAACGATTGACGAGCTCTGGGATGGTGAGATATAA